Genomic window (Cyprinus carpio isolate SPL01 chromosome B7, ASM1834038v1, whole genome shotgun sequence):
gtatatatgtatatacacacacacacacatatatatatatatatacacacacatatatatacacacataaaaacaattgtgtttatttatatttttattatattaataaataacatatatatatatatatttaaacatttaatatcatatatatatatatacacacacacacacacatatatatatatacacacacacacacacatatatatatatacacacacacacacacatatatatatatacacacacacacatatatatatatacacacacacacacatatatatatatacacacacacacacacatatatatatatacagacacacacatatacatatacacacacacacaccacatatatatacacagacacacacatacacatacacacacatatacatatatatatatacacacacacacacacatacatatatatacacacacacatatatatatatatacacacacacacacaaatttgtgtatatttttagtttgaaTTATGAAAAGTTTGGCTGAATAGGGAATTTGAGTATATTTTGAGTTTGAATTATGAAAAGTTTGGCTGAATAGGgaaatataacacatatatatatacacacacacacacatatatatatatatacacacacacacacacatatatatatacacacatatacatatatacacacacatatacatatatatatacacacacacacatatatatatatatatatacacacacacacacacataatatatatatatatatatatatatatgtatatatatacacacacacatatatacacacacaccacatatatgtatatatatatatatacacacacacacatttatatatatatacacacacacacacacacacatatatatatatatatacacatacatacacacacacacactcacacatacatatatgtacacgcacacacacatatatatacatacacacacatatatatatacacacacacaatatacacacacatatacatacacatatatatatatatatatatatatatatatatacacacgcatatatatatatacacacacgcatatatatatatacacacacgcatatagataatatacacacacacacacatatatatatatttatatatacacacacacacatatatatatatatacacacacacactatatacacatatattatatatatatatatatatatatatttatatatatatatacacacacatatatatatatatatatatatatctacacacacatacatatatatatatatatatatatatatacacacacacatacatacatatatatatatatatatacacacacatatatatactatatatatatatatatatatatatacacacacatatatatatataataatgtttaatgttttatatatatatacacacaatatatatatatatatatatatacacacacacacatacatacatataaacatatataaatattagtaatgtCTTGatttatcacatccaaaataaaactttttgtttacataatatgagtatgtactgtgtttatttattatgtatatataaatacaaacacacaaatatatatatttaaggaaatatgttatgtttatagattaaatatataataaaatattacataaatatacataaataaacacagtacacactcattatgtaaacaaaaagttttattttggatgtgattaatcacgattaattgtttggcatcactaatatatatatatacacacacacacagtgggtacggaaagtattcagacccccttaaatttttcactctttgttatattgcagccatttgctaaaatcatttaagttcattttttttttcctcattaatgtacacacagcaccccatattgacagaaaaacacagaattgttgacatttttgcacatttattaaaaacgaaaaatcaaatggtcctaagtattcagacccttagctcagtatttagtagaagcacccttttgatctaatacagccatgagtctttttgggaaagatgcaacaagtatttcacacctggatttggggatcctctgccattcctccttgcagatccttttcagtcaggttggatggtaaacgttggtggacagccattttcaggtctctccagagattcTCAATTGAGTTtaagtcacggagttgttgtgaagccactccttcgttattttagctgtgtgcttcgggtcattgtcttgttggaaggtgaaccttcggcccagtctgaggtcctgagcactctggagaaggttttcgtccaggatatacctgtacttggccgcattcatctttccctcgattgcgaAGGGTAACgaaaccagtcgtcctgtccctgcagctgaaaaaacacccccacagcatgatgctgccaccaccatggttcactgttgggactgtataggacaggtgatgagcagtgcctggttttctccacacataccgcttaaaattaaggccaaaaagttctatcttggtctcatcagaccagagaatcttatttctctgttttttagcataCTCcttgcgggctttcatgtgtcttgcactgaggagaggcttctgtcgggctactctgccataaagccgcgactggtggagggctgcagtgatggttgactttctataactttctcccatctcccgactgcatctctggaggctcagccacagtgatctttgggttcttctttacctctctcaccaaggctcttctccccccaTAGCTCAGTTTGCCCAgatggccagctctaggaagggttctggtcgtcccaaacgtcttccatttaaggattatggaggccactgtgctcttaggaaccttaagtggagcagaaatttttttgtaaccatggccagatctgtgccttgccacaattctgtctctgagctcttcaggcagttcctttgacctaatgattctcatttgctctgacatgcattgtgagctgtaaggtcttatatagacagttGTGTgactttcctaatcaagtccaatcagtataatcaaacacagctgaactcaaatgaaggtgtagaaccatctcaaccAACTCaaatatgagtgtcacagcaaagggtctgaatacttaggaccatgtgatatttcagtttttcttttttaataaatgtacaaaaatgtcaaaaattctgtgtttttctgtcaatatggggtgctatgtgtacattaatgagggaaaaaaatgaacttaaatgattttagcaaatggctgcaatataacaaagagtgaaaattttaagggggtctgaatactttctgtacccactgtgtgtgtgttatttcagtatttcttatttgtattttttgttttgatttttttttttgtttgtatttttgtgtttttttttatatatatttgtaatatgtattacatatatatatatatatatatatatatatatatatatataaagaaatacaacCCTAATTCCAGTGAAGTTAGGATGTTTTGTAAAGTGCAGTAAAATCAAGAATCTGAgatttgttaattctcttttACTGTTATTCAGGTGACaacagtacaaagaaaagatttccaaagttttcactggccaacataaatgtattttgtaaatatgaacaaattttgtttttgacaactgCAACACATTCCAGTTGGATAAGAGgcaaaataaagttgaaaagtTTATAGTGCCTTCTGTTTTGTAACAgttcacagtaagcaggtgaattggtaataggtCAAGGTATCATGTTTTggtataaaaggagcatctcagtctttgcaagcaaagTTGGATCATGTCTCATAAATTTGGGCCAAATTTCACAAAAGaaaagtgtcaaacaaatcaaaaatcgcATTTTGCAATTCAAAATTGCAAGGAATTAAGGTCTTTCACCAAGTACCATACATAAAATTGTGtaaagattcagggaatccagagaaatcacagtacatgtagtgcaaggcaggaaacctcagttgaatgtgcttgacctttgagccctcagatggAATTGTATAAGAAACCATCATGCTGTGGTGTTATatatatagccacatgggctcaggagtacttcagaaaaccactgtcatttaccacagtctgctgctgcatcaagaaatgcaacttgaatatcTGTTAATCTAGCAGAAAGCTATCAATTatatgaagtgaaagtgaaagtgacgtgacatacagccaatatGCAGCTGCTgggttctctgggccagagctcatctcagatagtcaaaaagacTGTTTGaaatagggctggacaatatatcgaacgatatgatcatgcgcatctcgtcagtaaagccggttccatgattagcggtaaatccccatcacctgcattcaaatggagctgcagttaatacacagagccgtagttcactgagaagctacgctatatcgagttcattattgaagatgaatcgcctttgataatgaactcgatatagcgtagcttttcaataaactacggctctgtgtattaactgcagctccatttgaaagcaggtgatggggatttaccgctaatcatggaaccggctttactgacgagatgcgcatgatcatatcgttcgatatattgtccagccctagtttGAAAATGTGTCAAAAATGTGTGGAATTTTTATGGAAAAATAGATTTTGAGTTCTCAGTCCTAGAAaccaaagggaccatccagactttcatTAGCGACAGAAGCGAAAGCAAACGTCTGTCATGGTATGGGGTGCAGCAAAGCAAAGCATGGGTGACTGGCATATGTGCAAAGGTACCATTGACATGGAGTCATATATTGGGATTGTACAGAGATACTGCCATCAAGATTATGTCTTTTatgggaagtccatggttattagatcaagacaatgccagctctcattctgcatgtgctacaaaaGCATGGTTTCATAGAGCCATAGTGAATGTGTTAGACTGGCCTACATGCCGTCCAGATCTGtctcctattgaaaatgtatgaccagTCGTGAAAAGGAGAGTCAGACAACGATGATCACAGACTGCTGAGCTTCTGAAATTTAATATGAAGCGAGACTGGACAAAAGTTTTGCTTTAACAATTAGTATCCTCAATTcccaaacaaagaaacattaattaaaaggAAGGTTGATGTGACACAGTTTTAAACAAGCCtctttcccaacttttttggagtgttgcagctatcaaaatcaaaatttgttcatatctacaaaatatatttacgttggtcagtgaaaactttggaaatcttttctttgtacttttgtcaattaaataaaagttaaaaatcagagattcttgattttattgcattttacaaactgtcccaacttctctggaattagattgtatgtatgtgtgtgtatatatatatatatatatatatatatatatatatatatatatacacacacaaaaaggccAAACATTAactgatatagatttttttaataatattttcaagacattttatttactaaaatatctaaatttacatgtttatttagaTGTACAGTTAAAGAATTTCATTaatctgaaatgtattttaagatttaaaaatattatcttgctcctttaaatatattattgcatttgAAAGATTACAtgtgataataacaataaaaaatgtatttccttgAGCCACACTATTTAACATACTTTAACATGCTTTTAAGTcctgaaattaaatttttcatatactgtatagccATGTAAAATGACTAgccattttatgttaaaactttGTACATTGCTGCTTGTAGGGATATAATGGACCTGAAAGAGTACTTCAAAAAGATTGGGTTTACAGGCCAATATGACAAAGCCGACCTGGACAATTTGTTCACCATCCACAAGCTGCATGTTATGAATATTCCATTTGAGAACCTCGGCATCCATTCTGGCGAGAAGAACACTTTGGACCTGCACATCATCTATGATAAAATAGTCAAGAGCAATCGGGGAGGCTGGTGTTGTGAAAACAACCACTTGTTCTCATGGGTCCTGAAGGAGATGGGATACAAATTCTCTACACTAGGCTCCAAAGTGTTCACCATGGACTCTCATCTCATCAATCTGGTGGAGATTGATGGGAAGCAGTACATTGCAGATGTGAGCTTTGGAGTGTCGGGCCAAATCTGGCATCCCTTAGAGTTGATCTCAGGTAAAGACCAGCCACAGCCTCCAGGTGTATTCCGCCTCATAAATAATGGGATGCAGTGGGTTTTGGAGAAGACCTGTAGGAAAAAATTGGTGCAAGATGAGGCCTTTGCTAATTCCAGCCTTCTTGATAAACGGCTCACCAAAACATTATACTCCTTCACATTAACACCCCGTGATGTAGATCATTTCCGAAAGATGTCCGATTGCCTGCAGACTAGTCCAGACTCTCTGTTCATGCTCAAATCCATTTGCTCCCTTCAGACAGCCACAGGCTTCAGAGCTCTGTTTGGTTGGACGTACAGCGAGGTCACATTTAAAGAGGACTCAGACTTGGTGGACATGAAAGAAATCCCAGACTGTGAGATAGAGGCTTTACTAAGGGACAAGTTTAATGTGGTGTTAGTAGTTAATAAATTCACACCCAAA
Coding sequences:
- the LOC122137977 gene encoding arylamine N-acetyltransferase, pineal gland isozyme NAT-10-like; amino-acid sequence: MDLKEYFKKIGFTGQYDKADLDNLFTIHKLHVMNIPFENLGIHSGEKNTLDLHIIYDKIVKSNRGGWCCENNHLFSWVLKEMGYKFSTLGSKVFTMDSHLINLVEIDGKQYIADVSFGVSGQIWHPLELISGKDQPQPPGVFRLINNGMQWVLEKTCRKKLVQDEAFANSSLLDKRLTKTLYSFTLTPRDVDHFRKMSDCLQTSPDSLFMLKSICSLQTATGFRALFGWTYSEVTFKEDSDLVDMKEIPDCEIEALLRDKFNVVLVVNKFTPKNNKADYYI